The sequence below is a genomic window from Sardina pilchardus chromosome 9, fSarPil1.1, whole genome shotgun sequence.
CCAAATCCACAGCAGTATATggtatacagcatgtcattggagttatcaagtgggcaccctcattcaccgatgtttcgttaagttaggcccacgacacctcatgaaggcttaacagtgaaaccagcgtcctggagacactcccctccatgctgccaccatactaccacattgcaacaaacaaaccagctagttTAGCTTGTGCTACGCTACATGCTAGTGGAGTACAGTATGctttaaaaagctgattttttacTTTGTCAGAGCACATTTTGAATTTCCTTtccaaaatattagcttgggCATATAGCATGCGACACTGTCTATATATGTCATCATCATTAGACATCTGATCTGTGATGTAGTGACCCAGGTATTTTGTTTTCTTACAGACTCCCAACACTTGTCCTGACTGATAGAAATCTGGAAAACACAGCTCTTTGTCCCCCTTATGATCACAATAACTGGGAAACTGAGACACACACTGTTAATAATTAAAGTGTTCATTTTAACAACAACAAGTGTTTCAAACTTTGTACTGCTCTACCTCTACCTTTACAGTAACTCTTTCTCCCTTGCTGGTCTTGGTATTGGGTctggcttgtttgtctgttcctGTCTTGCCCTGCGGGAAGAGCTGTGGAGGCTCTATTTAAGTGGCTACTACAGTAACTGGAGGGTGGATCAAATCAGTTGGCTAACTCTCTTGCTCAGCACTCGTGTCGTGATTCGTGAACACACTCCTGGCTGAGCTGGTTGCAGCTCTGCTTATTTACCTACCTGAACTACATCCATATGCTGACTCAAACAATATATTGCTTTGCTTACACACACCGACTTTGTAAACATCTCAAAAACATATCCTCCTTGGGCAGAGCTGATAAAGCAATAATACTGTAAAAGCAGTGAGTTACAGTAAAACGTTTATTACTATGAGGAGATTACACTATAGGGTTATAGCAGTGGTTAATTATTATATCCTGTTCAAGGATATTCTGTATAAATACCAGAATCTTTCGATCACTTCAGACGGTCAGTCAGGACTCAGGAGCTGGTGAAAGCATGGCAGCCTCCCGACTCTGTGTgtccgtgctgctgctgctgcagattcAGCTGCTAATCATGGGAGAGGCTCAATCCCTGGAGCCTCCAGCCCTCAGCTGCCCTGCCCTCGCGGGCATACCTGGCACCCCTGGGCACAACGGCCTCCCTGGCAGAGACGGAAGAGATGGGAAAGATGGCAAAGAGGGAGTTCCTGGACCCAAGGGGGACAAAGGAGAtactggtgcgtgtgtgtgtgtgtgtgtgtgtgtgtgtgtgtgtgtgtgtgtgtgtgtgtgtgtgtgtgtgtgtgatagagtgtgtgtgtgtgtgtgtgtgtgtgtgtgtgtgtgtgtgtgtgtgtgtgtgtgtgtgtaagagagtgagtgtgtgagagagagagagagagagagagagagagagagagagagagagagagagagagagagagagagagagtgtatgtgtttgtgtgtgtgtgcgtgcgtctgtgtgagtTTTTATTAGCGTGTTTCTCcaagtaggctaccttatgtaTTCATGTAGACTATAATCCTCAAACGTAAGGCTTCCTTCTCCACAGGAGCAGCAGTGCAGGGCCCTCCAGGGAAGATGGGTCCAGCTGGTCCAGTGGGCCCTCCTGGCCCAAAGGGGGACAGAGGGGATCCAGGAGCATTGGGTAAagcccaccacacacattaaGATAATAGGGCTGATTTTGTCCCGATTTCCCCCCTTCCAACCAATGACAGAAAACGATTGATTATCGTAAGCTcctaaagggataatccggagtgaaatgcactttagatcaatttttcggactattgggagtaggcctatctacggtgagttgacaccaaaatcatataattcggatgtattttgagaaagttcgagttcaccgtttttagccaaaactcgttagcctggaagtgaaccgggcatgtcctttcgccgctacaaaacgctatttttatacctcttctactattccaaacaacactacacttacgtgatagtgagtagagggtccctaaagcaaacccgaagtatccccacgtctttatgtggtcggatagagtccagaatgaatttaatcgagtccgtacctttccggaaatgttattttggtgttgttatagcgttgccagctgcagcagcgacatttccaaAGGTACTCGGAAaggtactcccaatagtccgaaaaatgtatctaaagtgcatttcactccggattatccctttaagattaggcctattttatgAGATTGTCTtgttgtgtgaggtgtgttAAGAGTCAAAATTCTCCCGACAATTGCCTCGGAAAACGTTCGGCGCCGATAATCGTAAATATTACGTAAATATTAGGCCTACCTAGACAACAATCAAAACTGTTCAAATcgggggttttttttatttttctatctCCATGGGTGGGTTCTCTCACAGATAAAAAATCGGTTGAGATTTATtaaatctttatgtgtgtatatgtttgttaaCATGGTACAAAGGAAAGGGGCGGAAAGAGTTAGTAAATGAACTGATGTGTACATTTCTACAATTTCTCTTGTGAATTCAGGGATATTGGCCAATGACAGCTTGCTCATATCAGACATCCAGGCTCTCAGAGGAAGACTGTCTCTACTAGAAAAAGGTGAGATGGCGAAGTACTGTTTAAAACATTGTATAAAATGTCACGTAGTGCAATGTATGCTGATGGCACATTTACCGCATCTGTTAAAGCCTCAGGTTACCGGACCTTCCGAAAGGTTGGGCTGAAGTACTATGTGACTGATGGGCTTCTGGCCACTTTTGATGAGGGCCTGAAGTTCTGCTCCGATGCTGGAGCCACACTTGTGCTGCCaagaacagaagaggagaacCAAGCGCTAGCCAAAGTGTACGCAGTTTATCCGTCCACTTACCCATTCATTGCAGCTACAGACAGGCACCATGAAGGGCGATTTACCGATTTAAGTGACAGACCTTTAGATTTCACTAAGTGGGCCAGTGGTGAGCCTAATAATGGTGGTGGCCATCAAGATTGCATTATTATGCATTCAGGTGGCTTGTGGGATGACTGTAACTGTGATCTTAAGAATCTAATCATATGTGAACTGACCAACTGACAAAAATACTGTCAAGGATTTCTTAAACTCAATCTTCTTTCCAATCATGGCATAGGCATCAGAATAATGTGAGTAGGCTATTTCTGAAGCTCAATATGGGAACATCCACCAACATTTTAAGATATGTTCATTCTTTATATTGGACAAAGGTGAGCCTCAGAAAGTAAAGGTCCTCATGTATTCCCTCTGTCTGTACACAAAGGTGATATCACAAATTAGCTCATCTACCTGGCTGAAAAGTGTTACTAATTAGGAGCAGCTCTTTTAGTGAATGGCTGGAAAAAATATGGAATATGTTATGCATGTGTCCTACTTACTCGAGAGCGTTAATTATTTTACAGATTTACTTAATGttattcagctgtgtgtgtgtgtgtgtgtgtgtgtgtgtgtgtgtgtgtgactttgagaTATGAATGCCATGTAATCCATGTTCCATGTCATTCATGAAACAGAACATGTATGCTGCTTGATGCATAATAAACATTTGCCACTTTAATGAAGTAATTCAAGTTCCATTTAATTCATCACAATGAATATGAAGTTATTATTTGAGGGTAAAAGAACTGCATTTAATCCATGTGTAGAGACATCATCTTGCTTTTGTCTGTGAgtgatttcaatttcaatttcaatttagtttcacttatagagcgccaaaacattacacatgtctcatggcggtGATGAATTATGTTTGTGACCTTCTACTGTACTATCTTTCAAGGGCCTTCATTTTGGTAGATTCTTTTCCTTATTTTACTACCGCGCGGACACCCTGCAATAGTACACATCGTAATTTCAAGGAACTTGTAGCTAACAGATACTGTAACAGTCAACAGATTGGAGGTCCGTAGGGTTTTCTTCAGTTTGCTTGCGATACTTCCTTAGGACTATTTTTaattaaccctaaccctaaccctatttcaatttcaatttcaatttagtttcacttatagagcgccaaaacattacacatgtctcatggcgctttacagagtgttaaacattgaaagagagcccatgagtaacaggggcgagaaaaaactccctagaattggagatgcatataggaagaaacctcggacagatccacgactcaagggcccaacccatctgccaagggtcagttacagtacagtaggtcatttgtagtatcagaaagttcaaatagtccagtgtagggaataaattgtccatagggATTAGAAGTTTTCGGAAAGTAATGGGTTGCtataggatgcgtgggccaggggTCTGGGCAGGCTATACAGTAATAtaatttattccactgctcggttgagttccccattgttctgcgttctataagggtgtgcattaactttgaataaccgcacggctatgaagtagttccattgtttttgaccgtattacacttgaatattaattcgccaaacttgttgtgaagtttaaatgcactgtcacgttacatacaagctgtaaaa
It includes:
- the LOC134092126 gene encoding pulmonary surfactant-associated protein D-like encodes the protein MAASRLCVSVLLLLQIQLLIMGEAQSLEPPALSCPALAGIPGTPGHNGLPGRDGRDGKDGKEGVPGPKGDKGDTGAAVQGPPGKMGPAGPVGPPGPKGDRGDPGALGILANDSLLISDIQALRGRLSLLEKASGYRTFRKVGLKYYVTDGLLATFDEGLKFCSDAGATLVLPRTEEENQALAKVYAVYPSTYPFIAATDRHHEGRFTDLSDRPLDFTKWASGEPNNGGGHQDCIIMHSGGLWDDCNCDLKNLIICELTN